A single Candidatus Krumholzibacteriia bacterium DNA region contains:
- a CDS encoding nitrilase-related carbon-nitrogen hydrolase: MQQRATMDLQANRRRGLEAVEAAARRGAQLVCFAELGFDPFYPQTTATPEILSLAEPVPGPTTAEFSRLAADLGVVIVLNLFERDGASTYDTSPVIDADGTLRGKTRMVHITDYACFHEQGYYTPGDRGAPVFDTACGRIGVAICYDRHYPEYMRALALGGAELVVVPQAGSVGEWPEGVFEAELRVAAFQNGYFTALCNRVGEEPKVTFAGASFVCDPAGIVVARAGSGSEEILLCDLDLGAVGTSHARRLFLRDRRPELYHDWLARSGRGTVENAGVTDPGSASGSPPVGARSPSSP; the protein is encoded by the coding sequence GTGCAGCAACGCGCCACGATGGACCTCCAGGCCAACCGACGACGGGGCCTGGAGGCCGTCGAGGCGGCGGCGCGTCGCGGCGCCCAACTGGTTTGCTTCGCCGAGCTGGGCTTCGACCCCTTCTATCCACAGACGACCGCCACGCCGGAGATCCTGTCGCTGGCGGAGCCCGTGCCCGGGCCGACGACGGCGGAATTCTCTCGCCTCGCCGCCGACCTGGGTGTGGTCATCGTGCTCAACCTCTTCGAGCGCGATGGCGCCAGCACCTACGACACCTCACCCGTCATCGATGCGGACGGGACTCTCCGCGGCAAGACACGGATGGTCCACATCACCGACTACGCCTGTTTCCACGAGCAGGGGTACTACACACCGGGGGACCGCGGCGCCCCGGTCTTCGACACGGCTTGCGGCAGGATCGGCGTCGCCATCTGCTACGACCGTCATTACCCGGAGTACATGCGGGCGCTCGCTCTCGGTGGCGCCGAGCTCGTGGTGGTGCCGCAAGCAGGCAGCGTGGGCGAGTGGCCCGAAGGAGTCTTCGAAGCCGAGCTCCGCGTCGCCGCCTTCCAGAACGGTTACTTCACCGCACTCTGCAACCGCGTGGGGGAGGAGCCGAAGGTCACCTTCGCCGGCGCGTCGTTCGTCTGCGATCCCGCGGGCATCGTCGTGGCGCGCGCCGGCTCCGGCAGCGAGGAGATCTTGCTCTGCGACCTCGACCTCGGCGCCGTGGGGACCTCGCACGCGCGCCGGCTGTTCCTGCGCGATCGCCGCCCGGAGCTCTATCACGACTGGCTGGCGCGCAGCGGCCGAGGAACGGTGGAGAATGCCGGCGTCACTGATCCGGGAAGCGCGAGCGGATCGCCGCCGGTAGGGGCCCGTAGCCCTTCCAGTCCTTGA